GTATCTGGAAGAGCGCGGGATTCTGAACTTTGTCTCCGGTATTCGTTCGGACGGCGCGCGGGCGGCGGCGATTGTCTCCGATATGCTGGCTTTCAGCCGGCGAAGCGAGTCGCGGCTGGCGCCCACAGACCTGACCAGCGTGGTCGACACGGTACTGCGGCTGGCAGCCAACGATTACGACCTGAAGAAACAGTATGACTTCCGGAGCGTGAGAATTGTGCGGGAGTTTCAGCCCAACCTGCCGCTCGTGCAGTGTGACAAGACCAAGATGGAACAAGTGCTTCTGAACCTGGTCAAGAATGCGGCGCAAGCCTTGGCGGGATGCGGTAAGAGCGCTGCGCCCGTCATCACCGTGCGTTTGACGCAGGAGCCGCATCATGCATGTATTGAGGTCCTGGATAACGGGCCGGGCATCGAAGAATCCGTCAGGCGGCGCGTGTTCGAACCGTTCTTCACGACGAAGGAGGTAGGGGTCGGCACGGGCCTGGGCCTGTCGGTCTCTTATTTCATCATCACGAAACAGCACAAAGGCACGTTAAGCGTTGAGTCAACCCCCGGCGAGGGCACCCGCTTCATTGTCCGGTTGCCCCTCAACGAAGAAGCATGACGAACGATGACGCAAATACTGCTAGTGGACGACGAGATGACGGTGCGCGAGACACTGGCCGCCTATCTGGAGGATGACGGTTTCCACATCCTGGAGGCTGGCAGCGGCGAGGAGGCCGTGCACTTGCTCGAGAAGGGCTGCCGGCCAAAGGTCTGCATCATGGATATGCGCCTGCCAGGCATGGACGGCCACGACGCTATCCTCGCGCTGCATGCGCGCATGCCCGAATTGCGCTTTCTCATCTACACCGGATCGTTGAGCTATGGATTACCCGATGACCTGCGGGCGATTGGGATGGACGACGCCGCGGTATTCCGTAAACCGGTCCAGGACATGCGGCAGTTAGCCGATACCGTGCGCAGCCTGATGGCCTTGGGAGCAAACGGCCATGCATGAACCACCGAGAATTCTGACTATCGAGGACGTGGACACCGTTCGCCACAGCATCGTCGGCTATCTTTCTGACAGCGGCTA
Above is a window of Candidatus Hydrogenedentota bacterium DNA encoding:
- a CDS encoding response regulator, with the protein product MTQILLVDDEMTVRETLAAYLEDDGFHILEAGSGEEAVHLLEKGCRPKVCIMDMRLPGMDGHDAILALHARMPELRFLIYTGSLSYGLPDDLRAIGMDDAAVFRKPVQDMRQLADTVRSLMALGANGHA